The DNA region cacctatttagaagatagtaagtgctcctgcagtaactgggtggtagccAGGCAGCATGCAATGCTGCCCGATTATAGCCAAGTAAGCCCCTGGtgctaaaaatttaaaaaccatGTTTGAAGCGCTGGAAATGACACACAGCGGGGGCTGGCATTACCGCTGGGTTCCTGCAttagcctggcggtagtgctgGATTGCCATGTGGCAAGCCCGCGGTGGACTTGCCGTGCTTTAATAAAACGGCCCCTATATGTGATGAAAATCCCAGGCTATATGTGATGAAAATCCCAGACACAGAAATGGCAAAAATAACATACAGAATCAGCACCAACTTTTTaacatgttactatgtaaaaaggggcctgcggtGGCGTCGGCACATAGATTTGCTGTGCGTTGAGGTCCCCTTTtaacgcagcgggtaaaaggttgtttttggcccaagaaaagaaatggcattgagctaatcacagggattggtgcgtggccatttcgggggggggggggggggggagaccttactaccacctatttgtgacagtaagggctcctgcgctaacctggcggttaCTGGCCAGCAtgtagcactgcctgattactgctgggtaagccccggtgcctcaaaaattaaaaaaatatttttataatgcTGGAAACTGGACAttctggggggtgggaactactgccaggctcctgcggtagcccaacAGTAGTCCCGATTTGCGGCAAAGCAGTGGTAGCTCTTCTGCTGCTTTGTAAATGAGCCCCTTAGAAAGCATGCAAATGGAAGTTTTATAACTAACAAGAGGGGAGAAGTAAAACTGATTTGTAAAACGTGTGATGAAATTACAGTGACTCAGTGCATCAAACAATTTACATGATTTAACTGTTTCTATTCTTTCCCTATCGGAGTAGGTAATTGCAGACTCTCTTCTTATTTTTGGATATATGTCCCTGACCCAACTGTGATGTTTTCAGATCCAGGAGTGAAGTAGTAAGAGACAGAAGAGCCTTAATTTAATGGTAAACGAGTTTTCTAGGCATGGTAAAACACCCGGTACATAAAGgaaatccattttttttctttatatgtgGAGTAGTACAGTATAGTCTTTAAAGCTTTATTTATAATTCTCCAGAGGTTACAAATATCTGGGCATCcttctgaaagagaaaaataaaattagaaatattAAAGTTATGACAGCATCAAAACatgatattgaaaaaaaaaactacagacaaTTGTCATTGTTAAGCTGCCATTTATATCAATTAAAAGTTAGCTAATCTATATCCTGCTTCTTACGAATCAAAATAACTTTCATTATTCCTGACTACCTTATCCTGAGGAAATAATTCACCATTTATAGCAAAATAATTTGTACTTCAACTCTATTTGTACTTCAACTTCCTCAAAGGTTCAGGAAATTCTATAACCTTTCATTTGCCAAGTATTAACagaaattccatgtatgtgtgggggagggggaagaaggcatGAGGAaaatcaaaacacacacacactctccccttccacacacacatacacactgaaACTGTAGATCTTCTGCCTCAGATGCCCTTATCATGTTACTGACAAGTCTCTAATGTGCCTTATTATGCAGGACAGTAATATTCACCTACCTCACCTCTTCATCACTGTCCTAAAAGCTGTTCTCAGTTTGTCTGTATGTTGCACTAGACAAGCTTCATTGAGATCTATGGCTCCTTGGCAAGATTTCATATTTCTTGCAAACCCTGCATACAGACACAACCAATTCATATCAACTTTTGAATATGACAAAACATTGATTGCTTTCTCTTTTCTGAATTAGTATGCTTAAATAAATCACCTAATTTCAACTTCATAAGCCTCTTTGATTAGACAATACCCCCCTCCAGTACAGTATTTATGATGCTATCATTTATAGAAACATATATCTGAATTTACCCTGGATCAAGGCTTCTtaccccagtcctcagggcacacccagaaagtcaggttttcaggatttccacaatgaatataaatttgcaagcactgcctctgctgtatgcatattcattgtggaaatcctgaaaatctaactgacaaggtgtgtcccaaggactgggttgagaaccacagcTCTAGATCAATGACATCACAGATAGAACCAATAGAATTCACTGGCTGTATAACCAGAAGCATATATTATGTGATTCCTGTAGCTTGGACTATGCAACCCATTTGCTATTGCAGGAAATGTGGCATTAATGGAAAGAAGTGGTTGTTGGGTATGGAATGTACATTACACTATTCAGTTTTAGAGTGTGTCCCCCCATCAGCTTGAACAGAAACATGGAAGTCCAGGTACCTTCAACTCCAGAAGAATACTGGCAGGTCTCTCCCAATACGGGATGGGAAGCACAATTTAGTTGTAAAGATTGCAGGTTGAAACTTGAAGTTTTAAAAATCTTGGTAGATTGGGGTAGCTCTTCAAGCGCACTTTCATTGCTAGGCTGGGGTCTTATACTATGAAGGGGTCTCACCTCACTGCACTGTCCAGGAGCAGGTTGTCTTCCTCTAATAAGCAGGCACTCGGGGCTAACTGTCCTCTGGTCGTTGCTCTGAGAGTTCACTATAACACTGGCGCCTGCTGTATGAGCTAAAGACCAGATTCTGGGCTTTTCTGTTATCTGGTAATTCTCTACTTGGTCAGAGTTTCCTACTATAGAAGATTTAGGTCTTACAGGGTCTAGGAAGCCTGACGCTGATGTTGCATTCGTTTTATGGTAAGAATAGGCGTGGAAgttgtttgaaaaagtcaaactgTAGTCACTTTTCTCAGACTCAGCTAAGCCAGTGATACTTGAGGTTTCTCTTAAAGCATTCTTCTGGTCGCTTTCAATTTTATCTGATCCCTCATCATCTAAATCTTCTAGATCACTTATTCTTAGCTCTTTTTCTTCCTTGCAAGTTTTCTGATCTAGGTAAAACAAAACAACAGCaataaaaaagtatatatataaagcatCAACAAATAACATATGTAGCGAACAATAACATTGATCGTGCACCTTAGAGGGTTTCACATAAAAAAATAATCCATGTGCCAACTTTCCACATTTTATAATTTTGTCTCATCTTATGACTTCCTCATATCACTGGAAAATAGTTAAAAATTTAAAACTAGTTTAAATGTTCTAAAAATATAACTAGTGACATTATTGGTTTCCCTATAGACATAAAAGGGTGCAAAAAGGTTTGACATGTTCTATAGATACCTATATATTTATCTTTGGCTTTATTCAAATTTCTGTGTAATCCAAGTATGTAGTTTAATTAAAGGGGCCTTGTAATTCATGATAGTTTCAACAACTTTATAACGTAATCCTTTTACCTTTGTCATCATTGTCTGTGCTGTagtcattttcttttattttgtttccatCTTGTCTTCTCTCTTCTCCTGCTTTATTCTTTGGAGACCaggtcattttgttttctttcttaagCCTCCTCCTTGCATTAGCAAACCAGGTGGAAACTTGAGTCAGAGTCATTTTGGTAATTATGGCCAACATAATTTTTTCTCCTTTAGTAGGGTAAGGGTTTTTCCTGTGTTCATATAACCAAGTCTTGAGGGTGCTAGTGGTCTCCCGAGTTGCATTTTTACGTCTGGTGGAACCACTGAAATCCATTGTACTGTACCTTATATTAAGTAAGAAATATTTAACAAATTTTAGATGAACTGCCACTGAACTGAAAAGGCAAATCTCATTTTAAATATGCTGTCAATTTAATGCATTCAAAGCAATAGTACAAGtctctgaaaaaaaatatttattgaaatttaCTCTTGCATATACATTGTGGACACTGCCATATGCAACCTTAACAAGGACATCTTTGTAGAATTACAGCTTTGAATTACAGCACTGTAAAAGACTTTCTCAAATGTGAATGGTAAAGACTTTGAGGGGTTTATATAAGTGTCAAGTAATTTCTATTGGGAAATATAGTATTACATAGAGCATGGGTGCATGTAGCAGCATATATGGCCAAGTAAATGTGAGCCTATTTTTATCCAAATGATGCCTGTCTGTTTCTATAAGGAGATTAATAAAGATTCTTTTCCAAATAACTGCTATTCACTGACTGTGGAGTTCCCTGAATAGGATTTGTCACTTCAAAATTGCAGGGTTTGATGTCTGTTGCTTCATCGCAGAGGGATACCAGTGTTATACTAAACGATCAAAGTGGTTTTTACCTGTCATACTGGTACTGCCCTAAGGAATGATCGTAGGGGTAGTAGGCGGCAGGCTGAGCAATTCCCGAGTGCAAACTGCTAGTGCCATCTTTAATTTCATACTGTGGGTTCTGCAAGGGAAGTAGCATCTGCTTAACTTATGCATCTTTAGATAATAAGATGGACGTGATAAAGTGTTGCATTGTTCCATTTTTTTATAACGATTTTCTGCATTCTGCTTTCCTATAGTACTTCAACAGATGATCTCTATTCATTCCAGCTCTTTAAAGCACTGTGGTGTACCTGTGACAGGTAACAGTATATTGTTACTGGTCATTCTTTTCCACCACACTTTGAAGGTGCAAACTATAAGAAATCTTCATCATTCAGAAAATCACTTCAAATATTATCAGTAATAAACTCTTGCACCTCTATATCCAATATCAATTTTTAAATCTTTCTCAGAATCCTAGGAATTATTGCAAGATGGGGCAAAAGACTAATTTTTAAGGTTTGCCCTACAGACAAGAGAGAAATGTGAGATTAAGAAAGACTGAGACAATTGAAAACTAGATTTTTACTCACCAGTGTCGTATATATAGTGGATGGGTCTGTGCTGTAGGGAAGATAGTTGGCATAACTCTGGCTGGCTGCAGCAGCAGCTGCTGCCGCTGCATAGGGAGAGCTGTACATGCCCAGTGCTGCACTGAGTTCAGTTCTAGTGCTAGCCAGCAGTCTGTTTTCGTAAGATGAATAGCAAATAGCAGCAGCTTGAGTTGATCCAGAGGAAGTATCTGACACAGATCTGGTCACAGATTCACAACAAGTCGTAGTGGGGTTTGAAGATGTAAAAAACTATATAAAGATTTTAAAGTAGTTACATTGCAGAAACAGCTAATTAATAATCAGAAAAAGGAATAGATTTGAGAATAAGCTAACATTTAAGGGAAAGGAAGGTACTATGGCGCTGGACAGAACTAAACTTCAGACAGAGACTTTGGCTAGAGTCAGGTACATTTTAATCTGATTTAATATAAATCACAGCAGGGAAGATTAAATTATGATGGTAGCATTACATGCATAGAAAACATTAGATCATTTAATGGATTTGTTGAACCTAAAAAATAAAGCAGATTTCTGAAAATGGATACCACTTTTAAAATCTCTGATTATATCAGTTATTTTGATATAGATACAACAGCAATCTGCATCAATAATAGTATTTTAAATACTATAGTTTTGGAAAAACAGGTTGTCAGAAAATATACTTCAGAAAAGTGTCTTTGAAAGTCTTAAGtggttagaaaagaaaaaaaacatgtacCAATTACTGTACTTGGATTAATAAAACAGAGCTTGGCGAGGGAAAAAGTACAGAAATGGTGCTCAGAAAGATGGATTCAAACGTCAAAGCAAGAAACTGCCCCCTTTAAATTAAACATGAAAATGTGGAGCTTAGATCAAGGTCACAGAAGAATTGCTAATTAACTAGAGGTTAAACCCTTGTATTTTGCACTTGGCATTTAAACCATGACAACCCACAAACATGCCTTGCCAAAAGGAGATCCGATCCTTGCTTACTGTAACACAACAAACAATCCAGCACAAAGAAAGCATCCTATGGGTTCCTttgaaaggcaaaaaaaaaaaaaggcagccagACTGTGGGGGGGCTGTAGAAAGGCAATGAGATTATCAAAGGTGAATGTTGCTCATCTCTCTTACCTGTGATGTGGTGCTGTAAGGATATCCAAACTGAGAAAAGGACATAGCTGATCCTTAATTTCTTTTCACCAAAAACTATATTTCCCCTCTGGTCGATTGTTACTATAAACCTGCTTCAGATGCAgcttcacacatacacacacacatttccagTATGGCCTTTTGCTCAATTATAGATGATTACACTTCAGAAGAGCGAAGCAAGTCAAAAGGAAAAGAGTTAACCCTGTTCCTAAAGACTAAAAATCATAGATACCAATTTTAGCAGAGCaggatttaaaaacaaaaggagaGAAATAGAGAAATAATCCCTGTAAGACTTTCAAGATATGGAGACTGCTTGTTGTATTATTTGCTGCTCTATAGTTCTTTAGCATTCATCCATGGAAGAAAATCAAAGTGACGTCATAGAGTAATCCCGAAACGACAGGACAGCAAGAATATAATAATGCCTTTGCCAATCATATGATACCTCATCATCATTAATTAGGTACCAACCCCTTCAGCTATACATCAGGGTGTTTGGAAGACAACTGAGGAAAGAAAGACTAATTCAGAACCCTCAAAGGGCTGTATTTGATTATTAGACTGTTGTCTTTATGGTCGAGGTTAAAACAATGTGTCTCTTGGGTCCTCTTCTGTTTTTTCCTCCTCTCTCTTTGTgaatgtgtgcgagagagagaaagagagagagagagagggaaatgaGTGGAAGGAGTTCAGCATGAATGTAGGAGTAGGTCTGTTCTGCAGTTGTATTAGGGTTTGGAAGAGAGAAGAGCAAACTAAGACATTTCACATCGCCAAAATGGGAAACTT from Microcaecilia unicolor chromosome 5, aMicUni1.1, whole genome shotgun sequence includes:
- the IRX6 gene encoding iroquois-class homeodomain protein IRX-6; the protein is MSFSQFGYPYSTTSQFFTSSNPTTTCCESVTRSVSDTSSGSTQAAAICYSSYENRLLASTRTELSAALGMYSSPYAAAAAAAAASQSYANYLPYSTDPSTIYTTLNPQYEIKDGTSSLHSGIAQPAAYYPYDHSLGQYQYDRYSTMDFSGSTRRKNATRETTSTLKTWLYEHRKNPYPTKGEKIMLAIITKMTLTQVSTWFANARRRLKKENKMTWSPKNKAGEERRQDGNKIKENDYSTDNDDKDQKTCKEEKELRISDLEDLDDEGSDKIESDQKNALRETSSITGLAESEKSDYSLTFSNNFHAYSYHKTNATSASGFLDPVRPKSSIVGNSDQVENYQITEKPRIWSLAHTAGASVIVNSQSNDQRTVSPECLLIRGRQPAPGQCSEVRPLHSIRPQPSNESALEELPQSTKIFKTSSFNLQSLQLNCASHPVLGETCQYSSGVEGFARNMKSCQGAIDLNEACLVQHTDKLRTAFRTVMKR